The following nucleotide sequence is from Leopardus geoffroyi isolate Oge1 chromosome A1, O.geoffroyi_Oge1_pat1.0, whole genome shotgun sequence.
TTTCTACCCGCACCCGGGGGGATGGCAGGAAATACCCAGAGCTGGTACTAGACAAAGAGCTGGATCGCGAAAAGCAGGCCGAACTCAGCTTAACCCTCACAGCGCTGGATGGCGGCTCTCCACCCCGGTCTGGCACCGCCCAGGTTCGCATCTTGGTCTTAGACGTCAATGACAATGCCCCTGAGTTTGCACAGACACTCTACCAGGTGCAAGTTCCAGAGAACAGCCCTGTAGGTACGCTAGTAGTCAAGGTCTTTGCTAGAGATTTAGACACTGGGACAAATGGGGAAATATCATACTCCTATTTTTATAGTTCCCAAGAAATAAGCGCAACTTTTGAGCTAAACAACCTTTCAGGAGAAGTTcgcctacttaaaaaattagattttgaGACAATATCTTCATATGAGCTGGAAATAGATGCGACTGATGGTGGGGGGCTTTCTGGAAGATGTTCTGTCTCCATTGAGGTGGTGGATGTTAACGATAACTTCCCAGAACTAACGATTTCATCACTCACCAGCCCCATTCCTGAAAATTCTCCAGAGACAGAAGTAGCCTTGTTTAGAATTCGAGACCGAGACTCGGGGGACAACGGAAGGATGACTTGTTCCATCCAGGATGATCTTCCCTTCGTCCTGAAGCCATCAGAAGAGAATTTCTACACCCTGGTAACAAATGGGGCGTTAGACAGAGAGACAAGACCCGAGTACAACATCACCATCACCGTCACCGACTTGGGGACCCCCAGGCTGAAAACGCAGCACAACATCACCGTGACGGTCTCCGACGTCAACGACAACGCCCCCGCCTTCAGCCAAACCACCTACACCCTGCGCGTCCGCGAGAACAACAGCCCCGCCCTGCACATCGGCAGCGTGAGCGCCACGGACAGGGACTCGGGCGCCAACGCCCAGGTCACCTACTCGCTGCTGCCGCCCGCGGACCCGCAGctgcccctggcctccctggtGTCCGTCAACGCGGACAACGGGCAGCTGTTCGCGCTCAGGTCCCTGGATTACGAGGCGCTGCAGGCGTTCGAGTTCGGCGTGCGCGCGGCCGACCGCGGCTCGCCCGCGCTCAGCAGCCAGGCGCGGGTGCGCGTGCTGGTGCTGGACGACAACGACAACGCGCCCTTCGTGCTGTACCCGCCGCAGAACGGCTCTGCGCCCTGCACCGAGCTGGTGCCCAGGGCGGCCGAGGCGGGCTACCTGGTGACCAAGGTGGTGGCGGTGGACGGCGACTCGGGCCAGAACGCCTGGCTGTCGTACCAGCTGCTCAAGGCCACGGAGCCCGGGCTGTTCGGCGTGTGGGCGCACAACGGCGAGGTGCGCACGGCCCGGCTGCTGAGCGAGCGCGACGCCGTCAAGCACAGGCTGGTGGTGCTGGTCAGGGACAATGGCGAGCCGCCGCGCTCGGCCAGCGTCACGCTGCACGTGCTGCTGGTGGACGGCTTCTCGCAGCCCTACCTGCCGCTCCCGGAGGTGGCGGCGGCCGAGGCGCGGGCAGACCCGCTCACCGTCTACTTGGTCGTCGCCTTGGCGTCCGTGTCGTCGCTCTTCCTGTTCTCGGTGCTGGTGTTCGTGGCGGTGCGGCTGTGCAGGCGGAGCCGGGCGGCGTCTGCGGGTCGCTGCTCGGGGCCTGAGGGCCACTTTCCGGGCCACCTGGTGGACGTCAGCGGCGCGGGGACGCTGTCCCAGAGCTACCAGTATGAGGTGTGTCTGACGGGAGACTCGGGGACCAATGAGTTCAAGTTCTTGAAGCCCTTCTTCCCCAGTATTCTAAACCAGGACCTTGGGAGGAAGTCAGAGGGAAATCCAACGTTCCAGAATAGTTTAGGTATCTGAAAGTTTCCTGTTTGCTTTTACATTAGCTTTGTCTCCTTcacctttctgtttatttttttttttaatttttttttcaacatttatttatttttgggacagagagagacagagtatgaatgggggaggggcagagagagagggagacacagaatcggaaacaggctccaggctctgagccatcagcccagagcccgacgcggggctcgaactcacggaccgcgagatcgtgacctggctgaagtcggacgcttaaccgactgcgccacccaggcgcccctctgtttattttttaatccagtaGTAATTTTAattctactccccccccccccattttccaTAGTAAATTTACTTTGCTTTGTTGGCTTGGTTGTCTTATgattatttttacaattattgTATAATCAGCAAAAATTTTATATCAGGACATTCACATTTCTGATTAAAATTTTCATACTCATTCCTAAAGGATAATATGAAAATTAACCTCTTAGAATAAACAATTctcattttgaaagtattttactGACTATATGATATTACATAAGAATGTCTGATTCCTTTTAacatacttcatttttaaattactggaATCCTTTTAGTTTCTATTAGTAACACAGCTACAACTTTTGTATAACCCCTTGTGAGTTTTGGGTGAAATCAGTTTGTATATACTAATGTCTAGTTTCTTCTAAGTTctgtttggatttttcttttactaataggcatcaatgtatatattttcatgctatttatttttttaaaaatcacacttgTAATCATTAGATTTTCACTCTGAAATATATATGTCACCTCATGAAAGTATATCTTTATTATGATTTCTTTCTCATATTAATTAATGTTGAAAAGACTTATGGGTTGTCGCTTACATGTAACTTAAATTACAATCCTGTTAAGAGTCCTGGGCAGATTTGCTGATACCCAGATTGACTGTGTTGAGGACGTTCCTAGATACTCTAAAGACTCTAGTATCGAGTAATACATTGCTTACAGTTGTCCCTGGGATTGCAGAGTAATTCTCAAATGAGTTCCAAATTCTAGGCCTAGTAGAGCTTTTGATGGCACAATATGCCAGTATCTACTTGCCTTTGGATGATGATATTGTGCTTATTGTTAAGggatttgaaagaaaatacattgtatATTACTATTAGTTAGCCAAAGAAAATTTATCTCAACCTCCAGGAGCCTCTTAATTTTGGAAATGCTATAAAATGGTGTgcgtaggcagaataatggtcccctaaagacatctgcagcctaattcctggaacctgtgaagATGTTATGCTATACTGTGAAGAGGAATTAGGttcagatggaattaaggttgctaattagctaaccttaaaatagggagaataTCCCAGATGTTCTGTGTAGGAGTGATTTAATAAGTCAAAAGGCTTTAAGAACACATCTGAGTTTTCCCTGAGATGAGGAAGAAATTCTGTCTGTGGTCAGTGGCTTCAGCTTGTGCTCCAGAGTTTCAGCCAGCCCTGTAATTGCTTGCCCTACAGATAACGGACTTGCCTAGCCAGCTGTTACAATTGAGTAAGTTCAGTTTCTATGTATGTCTGTATTAGCCAAATTGGAAAATGACTAAATGAAGCTATAAAGTCAGCTACATTATCTCTGAGTATTCATCTCATGGCTGCAAACTGGCTGCTTCAACTCAAGGCTTACTCACCAGTACATACACTGGTTATGAAACTGAACTTTCAAAGGAATATTTTTGGCTAGTAGCAATGCCAAGGTTAAGTTCtaaagaagagaatgagaaggtGAGCTGATAAGCTATACTTTAAAACCTGTGTGAGTGGTGCCCTGACAAAATGACTATGATATTTATGGAATAATCCAGAACTGGTTTCCTTCTCAGGCAGGGAAGCAGCAGGaccaaaaagtttatttagtaaaataaattatcGAGGCATGTGTCCTGAAAATCTTCATAAGCAGATCATCAATCTAAATATCTTGGTAAAATATGCTTTGTAGAAAGATCAGAAATTCCTAACAACCTTTTCAAAACACAGAGATGTGTGTTTTGTAACAGGCTCAGAGACCCCCATGTCAGTATTCACTACTCCTTTCTTATGttacttcacaaatattttattagtataGAATTTAAAGCCATCTCCCAAGGA
It contains:
- the PCDHB15 gene encoding protocadherin beta-15, which codes for MELKMEVGKGCFPKQRQVLILFLMLGVALAGWKSRRYSVMEETESGSFVANLAKDLGLGVGELAARGARVVSEDNEPRLQLDLHTGKLILHEKLDREEMCGPTDPCVMHFQVLLKKPLGVFRAELLVRDINDHSPEFPEREMTLKISETSPPGTVFPLKKAQDLDVGNNNIQNYSISSNPHFHISTRTRGDGRKYPELVLDKELDREKQAELSLTLTALDGGSPPRSGTAQVRILVLDVNDNAPEFAQTLYQVQVPENSPVGTLVVKVFARDLDTGTNGEISYSYFYSSQEISATFELNNLSGEVRLLKKLDFETISSYELEIDATDGGGLSGRCSVSIEVVDVNDNFPELTISSLTSPIPENSPETEVALFRIRDRDSGDNGRMTCSIQDDLPFVLKPSEENFYTLVTNGALDRETRPEYNITITVTDLGTPRLKTQHNITVTVSDVNDNAPAFSQTTYTLRVRENNSPALHIGSVSATDRDSGANAQVTYSLLPPADPQLPLASLVSVNADNGQLFALRSLDYEALQAFEFGVRAADRGSPALSSQARVRVLVLDDNDNAPFVLYPPQNGSAPCTELVPRAAEAGYLVTKVVAVDGDSGQNAWLSYQLLKATEPGLFGVWAHNGEVRTARLLSERDAVKHRLVVLVRDNGEPPRSASVTLHVLLVDGFSQPYLPLPEVAAAEARADPLTVYLVVALASVSSLFLFSVLVFVAVRLCRRSRAASAGRCSGPEGHFPGHLVDVSGAGTLSQSYQYEVCLTGDSGTNEFKFLKPFFPSILNQDLGRKSEGNPTFQNSLGI